GGGTGACGGCGGCGCGCAGGGCGTATTCGGCAGTCTGGGAAAACATGGCTCTCCTCGGGGGGACCAGGCGTGGTCCCAGGTCCCTACTCTAGCTCCGCGTAGCCTGCAAAACTGTTCATGTGCTGCCGGTGGCGCCAGGGGGCCTTGGCGGGGGGGCTGCCCATTCGCCCTGAAGCATTTGCCTGCTTGCACCGCTGCCCCGGCCACCGCTGCTCCGGCCTCTACCCCCAGCCTTCTACGGCCCTTTCGGCACCGTCCAGTGCTCGGCCAGCAGGTAGGTCAAGAAGGCAGGCAGCGGCAGCGGTTCGGCGGCCAGGAAGCCCTGAAAAAAGTCACAGTTGAGGTCGCGCAGCAGCCGCAGTTGCTCGCGGGTTTCGACCCCTTCGGCCACGACCTGCATCTGGCCGTTGTGGGCAAACGTGACCAGGGCACGCACCACCGCGTCGAGGGCGCTGCTCTGCTCAGCGCGGTGGGTAAGGTGACGCATGATTTCCTGGTCAATCTTGAGCAGCTGCGCGGGCAAGACGGCCAGCCGCACCCAGTTGGAGTGTCCCCGGCCCACGTCGTCGAGGGCCAGGCGAAAGCCCTGCTCGCGCAGTTCGGCCAGCACCCCGGTGGCGGCGGGCAGCAGTGCCGTTTCTTCGGTGAGTTCGAGGGTGAGGGTGCCCGGCGTCAGACCGTGCTGACTCAGGGCGCGGCTGAGCTCCTCGGTAAAGTCGAGCTTGAGCAGTTGCCGCGGCGAGACGTTGACGCTTACCACGCAGTCCTTGCAGGCGGCGCGAATCCGGGCGAGGTCCTCCACCGCCCGCCGGATGACCCAGTCACCGAGCGCCACGATCAGGTCGCTCTGTTCGGCCACCGGAATGAAGCGCTGCGGGCCAAGCAAGCCGAGGTGCGGGTGGTTCCAGCGCAGCAGCGCCTCGGCACCGGAGACCACGCCGCGCCGCACGTCAATCACCGGCTGGTAGTAGAGCTCGAATTCGCCGCCCTGCAACGCCTGCCGCAGGTCCTGTTCGATTTCCAGTCGCTCGCGGGCGCGGACGCTGAGGTCGGCGGTGTAGGTGCGCAGGGCCGAGCGCTGCTCCTTGGCGCTGTAGAGGGCGAGGTCGGCATGTTTGTAGAGCGTGAGCTGGTCCCCGGCGTCGGCCGGGCAGAAACTCAGGCCCCCGGAAGCGTCAAGCTTGAGGGTCCGGCCTGCCAGCGACAGCGGCTGCGCAACGCTGCTCAGCACGGCCCGGGCACGGTCGTGCACGGTTTCGGGGCTGCAGCTGCCCGGGAAAAACAGTACGAACTCGTCGCCGCCGATGCGGGCCGCGTGCACGCCCGGCGGCAACTGGCCCTGGATACGCCGCGCCACCTCCTGCAGCACGGCGTCGCCCACGTCGTGTCCAAGCACGTCATTGACTTGCTTGAAGTGGTCGAGGTCAAGCAGCAGCAGGGCGCCCGCTTGCTGGCGCTGCAACTCGCGGTCAATCAGGTGCGAGATTCCGCGCCGGTTGAGCAGCGGCGTCAGGTCGTCGTGGGCGGCGTGGACGCTCAGTTTTTCCTGTGACTCGCGCAGCTCCGCATTGAGACGGTCGAGTTCCTTGCGCCGCTTGCGCTCTTCGTCGGCCTGGTAGCGCAGACGCTCGACCTGAAGCTGTACGGCGGCCACCTGCGCCCGGTGGTCGCTGACCGTCATGACCAGTGCAGCGTCCACCGCGTAGAAGCGCTCGAAGTAGGCCAGCGCTTCTTCGAACCGGCCCTGTGCCCGCAGCGCCTCCACCAGCGCCTGGTAGACTTCGGCCTGAAATTCCGGCGAAGGCAGTGAGAGCGAGAGCGTCAGCGCCTCTTGCAGCAGTTCTTCGGTCTCAGCCCACTGTGCCCGCTGGGCATGAAGTTTGCCGAGCAGAAAAAGCCCGGCGGCGTGTTGCCCGCGCAGGGTCAGGGCGCCGGACAGCGTCAGGCCCTCTACCACACACGCCTGTGCCCGTTCCGACTGCCCGAGTTGCAGCCACGCTTGGCCGAGCAGCAGCAGCAGCAGCGCCTCGGCGCGGGCCACCCCACTCCGGCGGGCCAGGGGCAGGCTGCTCAGCAGTTCCTCGCGCGCCTGGTCCGGAGCATGCCGCGCGAGATAGTGGTGGGCGAGGTTGATGCTCACCTGCAGCCGCGACGGATGTTCGGGAGGCAACGACTCCGCTGCCTGCTGCGCCTGCTGGATAAACTGCTCGGCCGTATCCTCTTCACGCAGCAGGGTGTGCAGGCGGCCCACATACCCGAGCACCTCGGCGTGAAGCGCGGTGTCCTGAAGCGAGCGGACCAGCAGCAGCGCCTGCTGAAACGACAGGAACGCCAGCCCCAGCTGTCCGCTAAGCATCTGTGCGACGCCGCTCCAGATGGTGGCGCGGGCCTCGACCGCCGGAAGGTGCCGTGTCCGGGCCAGTTCGGCGGCGCGCTCCGTATCGTGCAGGGCGTGCAGGTAATCGCCGGTATACAGCCGCGCTGCGCCGCACAGGGCCAGCAGGTGAATAAGCTCTTCCGGTTGCTGGGTCTTCTCATCCAGTGCCAGCCGCCGCTCGAGCTCGGCGAGTGCGGTGGCTGGGGCCAGGTCAAGCAGTGCGGCAAGTTCCTGGGCAGTCAGCAGGGATGGGTAAGGCGGGGGGCCGGTCGAACCGCCCTGGCCATTCCCGGCATTCATCCGGCCCCCGCCTGAACCGCCAGCGTTTCGACATTCATCATCAGGTCTCCTCGTGCCCACGATAGCAACGCTGCTTGCCGGGTGCGAGGTATCTTTCCGCTCCAGGCCGCGTAGCTGCTTGCTCAGACGCTGGCGTGCCGGTGCACTGGTGCGCGGCTGGCGACCGCCGCAGCGCGGGAAGCACGGCTCCGACCCGTTTGGAGGCCAGCCCGGCTGCGGTTCGGGTGCAGCCAGGCCAGGCAGCGGTTTTATGCCCAAAGCGCGGGGCGCTGAACTGGGAGCGCACTTGCCCTGAGGCACGCTCCCCGGTTCAGCTGCACGCTCAGGCGGGAATGACGCCCGCGAAGCTCTGGCTGGGCCCGAAGGTTTCGGTAAAGCGCTGGGCCGCCGGCACGCCCAGTTCGTCCAGCAGCTGCTCTACCGCGCAGGCAAAGCCAGCCGGGCCGCAGAAATAGTAGTCCGCCTCCTGCGCGCCCGCCGGCAGCGACGGCTGCAGCGCGTCCAGGGAAAGCCGGCCTTCCCGGTCGAAATGCACCCCCTGCTGGTCTCCGTCCGCAACCATCTCGTAAAAGGTGGCCCGCTTCACCTGCGGGTTGCCGGCGATCAGCTGCGCGATTTCGTCATGGAAAGCGTGGACCTCGCGGCCGCGTACCGCATGGACGAATGTGACCGGGCGTGTGGAGTCCTGCGCCAGCAGTTCCCGCAGCATCGCCAGCAGCGGCGTGATGCCCACCCCGCCGCTGAGCATCACCAGCGGGCGCGGCGAGTCTTGCAGCACGAAGTCGCCGGCCGGCAGGTGTACGGCCAGTTCGTCGCCCTGCTGCACCCCGTCATGCAGGTGGCCCGACACCAGCCCGCCCGGCTCACGCTTGACCGAGATGCGGTAGCGGTGGCCGTCCCACGGGGCCGAGAGGCTGTACTGGCGAATCTGGAAGTGTTCGCTGCCCGGCACCTTGACCCGCAGGGCCAGGTACTGCCCGGCGCGGTAGGGCGGCAGCGGCTGGCCGTCGGCCGGCTCCAGCACGAAGGAGGTGATTTCACTGCTCTCGGCTTTTTTCTCGGCCACCCGGAACGGCTTGAACCCGCGCCATCCGCCGGGCTGCGCTGCGCCCTGGGCATACATGTCACCCTCTACGCGGATCATCAGCTCGGCCAGTTGGCCGTAAGCGGCGGCCCAGGCGTCCAGAATTTCTGGGGTGGCGGCGTCGCCCAGTACCGCAGCGATGGCGCCCAGCAAATGTTCGCCCACGATGGGGTAATGCTCGGGCAGCACTTCCAGGCTGACATGCTTGTGGGCGATGCGCTCCACCATGCCGCCCAGCTGCCCTGCCGCGTCGATGTGCTCAGCGTAGGCCAGAACCGAGGCGGCCAGGGAGCGGGCCTGGCGGCCAGTTGCCTGGTTGGCCGGGTTGAAGATGTTCAGCAGCTCCGGATGGGCACGGAACATATCGGCGTAAAAGTGCCGGGTGATGTCCTCACCGTGAGCGCGCAGGGCGGGCACGGTGGCCTTGACGAGCCGAATCTGTTCCGCATTCATGGAGGCCATTTTAAAGTGGACAAATTTATCCACAATGGCGAATGTCCTGCTGGTGCCGGCTGGGGGCCACGGCTGTCGGGGCCTGGACATCTCTCACCGGAAGGTCCAGGCCCCGACAGCCGCTTGCTGCCCCGTCAGACGGTTGAGTTCAGTGCTCTGGCCTCAATCCGCCTTGGAAGTGGACCGGCCTTCCGGGGCCAGCGACGTTCCCGCCACGGGCGCGGGCTCCGGGAGGGGCTGCTCCAGGAAGGGTTGGGCGCGGGAGGTGCGCCTGACCAGCGGGTCATTTGCCAGGGCCCGCAGCAGCGACACGCACATGGCGAGCATGATGACGGTAAAGGGCAGCGCGGCGGTAATGGTGGCACTTTGCAGCCCGCTCAGACCGCCGCTGACCAGCAGGGCTACGGCAATCAGCGACTGCGCGGTCCCCCAGGCCAGCTTGATGCCCATCGGCGGGTTCTGGTTGCCGTCGGTGGACAGCATGCCCAGTACGAAGGTGGCCGAGTCGGCACTGGTGATAAAAAATGAGGTGACCAGCAGCGTGGCGATTACGGCCAGCACGCCGCCCCAGGGCAGGGTCTCCAGCAGGGCGAACATGGCCGTGGACGTATCGGCCGCCGTGGCCTGAGCAATGCTGCCGAGGCCCTGCATATCCTGAAAGATGGCTGTGCCGCCAAACACCGAAAACCACAGGAAGCACACCAGGCTGGGCACGATCAGCACGCCGGTCAGGAACTCGCGGATGGTGCGGCCACGCGAAATCCGGGCGATAAACAGCCCCACGAACGGTGCCCAGGCAATCCACCACGCCCAGTAGAATACTGACCAGTCCCGCACCCAGCTGTCGCCACTGAACGGCGAAAGGCTGGTGGACATGCCGATCAGGTTTTGCAGGTAGGCGCCCAGCGAAGTGGTGAACACGTCCAGCAGAAAGACCGTGGGTCCGATGACAGCCACCGCCAGGAACAGCAGACCAGCCAGCCCGATGTTCAGGTTGGACAGAATCTGAATGCCCTTGCCCAGCCCGGTCGCGGCGCTGATCATGAACAGTACCGTGACGGCGGCGATGATGCCCAGTTGCAAGGTCTGGGTGTTTTCCAGCCCCAACAGGAAGTTCCCGCCCGAGGCGATCTGCGCTGCGCCGAAACCCAGTGTGGTCGCCACACCGAAGATGGTGGCGAGAATGGAAAAAATGTCGATGGCTTTGCCCGGCCAGCGGTCCACCCACTTGCCTATCAGCGGCCGGAAGGTGCTGGACACCAGTGTTTTGTCGTTCTTGCGAAAGCCGAAATAAGCGATCGCCAGCGCCACCACCGAATAGATGGCCCAGGGGTGCAGACCCCAATGAAAGAAGGTGTACTGAAAAGCGGCGCGGGCGGCTTCGTTGGTGCCGCCCTCAATGCCGGCGGGTGGGCGTGCGAAGTGACTCATCGGCTCGGCCACTCCGTAGAACACCAGCCCGATACCCATGCCGGCGCTGAACAGCATGGAAAACCATGAGGCGGTCGAGAATTCCGGGTCCTCGTCGTCACGGCCCAGTGGAATGCGGCCGTACTTGGAAAAGGCCAGGTACAGGCAGAACACAAGAAAAACCAGGGCCGAGAGCATATAGAACCAGCCGAAATCGGCGGTAGCGAAGGCGAGTGCACTGCTGGAGACGCTATTGAGCGATTCTGGACCAGTCAGCCCCCACAGTACGAACGCGGCGATGATCGCCAGAGAAATCCATAAAACCAAAACACTTCTCCACTCTGTAATACTCGCGGCGCAGTTTCTTCCAGGCTGCCGGTCAGCTTGAGAGGGAACTGCGCCTGACGTTGAAATAGTCCACTGCTTATGAGCAGCTTCTCATGCACCTTAACAAATTCTCTCTGGGGTGCTGGGAGAGGTCGGGTGCTCACGGGGAAGAGGGTGAATATCGGGCTGCTGGCCTATAAGGGCGTGTATGACCGGTTGGAGGTTCGGTGCGTAGCGCTGGTAGGTGGGTTCCTCTCCCCTGCCTGCCCCCATGCTGCGCACCCGCTTCGTTCGCTGGAAAAGACATTTCCTCCGTCGTCGCAGGCCGTATGGATACCGGTATCCAGACCTTCCACCTCGGGTCCGGTCTCTCCGTGTCAGCGTGTACGCTCAGCGCTGCCTGCCACAGTTTCTGAAGCGTAATCGGGCGCTGCGGCAGGTGGGTCAGGTGCTGAACAGCAGCTCCACTGCCGGCTGTCTCGGGCGCGTGTCGGTGCCAGTGCGGCCGGCGCACAGACAGCCGGCGCAGCCGCCCAGGCCGAAGATCTGTCCCGGAATGTAGTGGGCTCAACGCTTCGTATAGACCGGGTGTGGGGAATGCGCTTGGTGACCGAGACCGGCTGCTGAAATGAGCTTCATGGATACCGGTATCCATCGGTGCGCTCACTACACCCTGACATGCTCCAGCTTCGGCTTCATGGCGTTGTACGGGCACCGGTTCCTGCCCCACTCCTGAGGAGGTCTATACGCTATGGATACCGGTATCCATGGCCGGCTCCGGCGCTCCCCCCTCGCTCCAGGCATAATGAACCCATGACCGGCCAGACCAGAGTGATTCTGATGTTTATCCACGCAGGGGGGGCAGGCAAAACGTCCACCACACGCGACCTGGGAGCCGAGCTGGCCCGCCGGGGCAAACGGGTGCTGCTGATTGACCTTGACCCGCAGGCCAACCTGACGACCTGGCTGGGCGTCTATGACGCGGAACCGGCGCAGACCGTCCAGGGGGCCCTGATGGACTACGCGCCGCTGCCCGAGCCGCTGCGGGTCCACGGCATGGACCTGATTCCCAGCCACCTGTCCCTCGCCCGCACCGAGCGTATTCTGGGTGGCCTGACCAACTCCGAAGGGCGCCTTCAGCTGGCCATCGACGCCCTGCGGGAAGGTGACCGGTACGATTACATCTTACTGGACTGCCCGCCCAGCCTGGGACGCATCACCAGCAACGCTGCCAATTCGGCCGACTGGGTCGTGGTGCCCATTCAGGCAGCCCTCAAAGGCCTGAACGCCCTCGACGGCGTGCAGGAAACCATCACCGAACACAGCCGCACGAACCGGGGCCTTAAGGTGGCGATGTATCTGGTGACGCAGATGAACAACACCCGGGTGGCCCACGAGATGATGGACGCGTTCAGGGAAATTCTGGGCGACCGCCTCGCCGGGCCGATGACCAGCCGCCCCGCTGTCTATGGCAAGGCGCAGACCGAGGGCAGACCCATCGGCACCGACCGCGCCGACGCGGACGCCCTGCGGGAGATTGCTGCGGCCACGGACACCCTGCTGCAGCGTGTGGGGGACCAGGCATGAGCGGCAAACCGAGCACTTCTGCCCTGCAGGCGGCCATGGCCCGTGCCAGCAAGGCCCAGAGCGGCATCCAGGCGGCTGAGGAGCGTCATGTGCCTGTGGAGTACCTGCGCCTGGACGACCTGGACGTTTCTCCCTCTCAGGCCCGCAAGGACTTTCAGGGCATAGATGAGCTGGCCAGAGACATCGCGGCGAATGGGGTGCTCCAGCCGGTGCTGGTGCGGCCACTCGCGGGGGGGCGGTATCAGCTGGTTGCTGGAGAGCGCCGGCTGCGGGCGTCTCGGCAGGCGCAGCAGGCGACCATTCCGGCCGTCATCCGCGACATGACGGACCTGGAAGCCCGAATGCACGGCCTGCGCGAGAACCTCCAGCGCGAGGACCTGAACGCCTACGAGGTGGCACGCGCCGTGCTGGACCTGACCGCCCTCCAGCTGGCACGCCCTGCCGATGAGGTCCAGGCGGAACTCGGCGGCGCAGCCCCCGCCGAGGAGACGCTGCGGGTTCTGGGTGAAGCCCTGAAACTTGTGAACAAGGACCTGACCTACCTCAGCTACCGGCGCAATTACCTTTCTTTGCTCAGGCTGCCGGCCCACCTGGTGGCAGCCATTGAACAGGGCGCCTCCTACTCGGCGGTGCTGGCGGTCCGGGCGGCCACTCCGGAGCAGCAGCGAGTGTGGCTGCCCCTGATCATTTCCGGGGAGTGGAGCCGCCGGCAGGTGCAGCAGGCCCTGCAGGAAGCCAAGCAGACCAGCCAGCCAGCAAACAGGCCGGCAAACAAGAAGAAAGTGCCGCTTGCAGACGACTGGGACCGGCAGATGGGTCAGGTCAGCCGCAAGTTCACGGCGAAGCGCCTGCAGTCTCTCGACCCGCGCAGGCGCCAAAAAGCTCAGCGCCTGTTGAACGAACTCGCGCAGCTGCTTGAAGAGTGACCGGAGTGGGGGAGACCGGGCCTCCGCACAGCCGGCGGGCAGCGGCGAAGCACACGGTGCCGAGTCTCCTGTTGCGTTTGTGTAGGCGGCTGCCTCCTGGGCGCTGAACCGTAACCGCTCCGCTTTCCGTAGAGGCAGGGTGCGGCCCTGGTGCCCTAGGTAAGAGAGGGGGCGGCCTTGCGCCAGGATAAAAACCCGTACCAGAGTAAAATCTCGTGCCGAGCTAAGAACTCTTGCTGCGACGAAAAAGACCGAATTTATCCGCAAGCTGACGCAAGCGCTGAGCGGTGGATACCGGTATCCATGTGGCCCGTCAGGGCAGCCCTTCGACTTGCGCCTTCCCCACTTTTTGCCCACCCAAGCGGCACGAACCACTGAGTTGTAAGGTCAACTCTTCCCTGAGCACCGTAGCCATGCCCGCTGGCTGGATGCATTGACCACCTGGGCAGCCCCCTTTGAAGAACCGAAAATTGACAGCGTGTCCCCCGGAGAGGGCCTGGGAAGAGGTGCTGAGGCTGGTAGAACGCCTCCAGAGCCGTATCACCGACATTGACCGCACGGTAAGCTTCAACGCCAGTGTGCTGGGCGAGCTAAGGCGGCAAAGCGAACTGAGCTACGGAGACGAGATGAGTGGGAGGACATCAAGCTGCTTGCCTACGAATGGCTGGTGTAAAGGCAGCGGTAGGCCGACATCCAGAGCATGAGGAGATGCAATCTGGTGCTGCGGGCGTAGAGGCCTGTTGCCGGAAGGGGCATTGCTTGCTGGAAAGGGAACTGCGGGGCTGTCGGTGTCCCTGGACAGCTTGTGCAGTCGCCCCTGTGACACTCCATGTGACTGTGACGCTCCATGTGACACTGGGCCTGGGCATCTCCGCGCAGAGACAGAACGCTGACATCCGGCTCCTAGCGTAGGTGCAGGAGGAATCTCCATGAAGCGTTCTGCTTACTTTGCGTCCATCACATCTGGTCTGCTTGTCCTCGCTGCCTGTGGCGAGCAAGCCAGCAAGCCTCAGCCTGATACCCGCCAGTGGCTGGCTGGGGATTCTCATATTCATAGCTACTACAGCCCTGGCTACGACTATTGATAGCGGCGTAAGTTGGCGTCCATAAGCTGACGGGGCAGGTGAATATAGCGGACCCGCTGCCAGGCGGTGACAAGCCTCTTTTTCAGCGCTCTGATGGAGTGGGCACAAAAGTTCCCCAACACATTGCGCTTGACGTAGGCCCACACCAACTCGATCGGGTTCAACTCTGGAGCATACGGAGGCAGAAAGATCAGAGAGAGGCGTTCGTGGGTTCCCACGAACGCCTGGGTTACTTTCGCGTGATGAATTTTCGCATTGTCCAGCACCACGACGATGTTCCCCTGAACTTGGCGCAGGATGTGCCCAAAGAATCGGATGACCTCTCCACTGCGGATCGCTCCGGATGTTGTGTGCTGGAAGAATCGTCCATCTGAAGTGATCGCCCCAATCGTCGAAAGCTTCTCCCAGTTCGCTCTGAGCGTGACCAGGGGCGTCACGCCCCTGGGGGACCACGTTCGCCTTCGCACGCCTTTCAACGAGAATCCGACCTCATCCAGATAGATGATTGTGGCTCCCTCAGCGACCTTTTTTTTCCAACTCCGGGAGCACCTGTTCCCGCCAGGATGCGATCCGAAGTTCGTTCCGCTCAGCAGCCCGCCCATCTGGCATCTGTGGGCTGAACCCCAACTTTCGTAGGATTTTACGGACGTGATCATGGTGGTACCACACCTCGAAGTGCCGCCCGATCAGCTCTGCCACACGTTTTGTCGTCCAAGTTTCGTCAGGAAACCCATGCTGCAGAGCACCCTCCCGCAGGAGGGTGCGAAGCTGGTCGTGCTGAGACTCAGTCAGCCGAGCAGGACGACCAGAGCTGACCGTCGCTTGCAAGCTTCCCTTCTTTCTGAGCCGAGCACTCCAAGAAGTCACCGTGAGCACGGAGACGCCGAAGTGAGCAGCGATTTCGCGGTGTGTGTGGCTGCCTTGCTGCAGCCACTCGGTAGCAGCCAGACGCCGCTCCTCAAGTTGGGCACGAGAATATTGGTTCGGTTGCCATTCCACGGTCCCTAGAGTTTAGCAGCGCATACTTACGCCGCTATCAATATTCCACCACGCCGCCTACCCCTATCGTCGGCGGACCGGAGGGGGACGCGCAGTATTCCATTACCAAGAACGCCGAGATGGCAGTCAAGCATGGTCTGTCGTGGATGGTCATTACCGACCACGGCGGCCCCAACCACTCCAAGCTGAACATGGAGCGGGCCTACCCGGAGCTGCTGCAGGCCCGCAAGCAGTTCCCGCAGCTGCTGAGCTTCGTGGGTATGGAGTTCAATATGCCCGCCATGGACCACCACACCCTGATGATTCCTCACACCGACCGTGAATCGCAGACCCTGTTCGATATCGAGAACAAGTGGGACAAGGCGGAAGCCTATCCCACCGACAAGTCCCGCGACACCGAGGAAAAGGCGCTGCAAACCATCAACTACGTGAAGAACATGCAGGGCCCCAAGCCCATCTTCATGGCGAACCACCCGGCCCGCTCGGCCAAAGGCCTGGGCGTGTACGGCGCCGATACCCCGCATGAGCTGCGTAACAACAACGACGCCGCCCCCGATATCTACGTGGGCTTCGAGGGCGCACCGGGCCACCAGGCCGGCGGGCTGAACAGGGACGGAAGCCTCGACCCCAAGGGAAGCCGGGGCAGTTACGGCAGCCACCCCACCTACGGCGGCTTCGACCAGATGACGGCCCGCGTGGGTGGCCTGTGGGATTCCATGCTGGGCGAAGGCCGGCGCTTCTGGATTGTGGCGACCTCGGACTCGCACGTTCACTATACGGACGGCGGCTCGGACTTCTGGCCGGGCGAGTACCAGAAAATCTACGTCAAGGCCGACAAATCTTATGACGATGTGCTGGACGGACTGCGGAACGGCCGTACCTTCGTCACTTCCGGCGACCTGATTTCCGAGCTGGACATGAGCGTGGCGGCCGGTGGCAAGCGGGTCAGCCTGGGTGAAACCCTCAAGTTGGGCGGCGCCCAGGACGTGACCGTGACTGTAAAGCTGCGCGACCCCGCCGGCAACAACTTCCACGGCGAGAACCCGGCCGTGTCGCGGGTGGACCTGATTGTGGGTGACGTGACCGGCAAGGTTGCGAGCAGCCAGTACGACAACGACACCAACCCCAGCACCAAGGTCGAGAAACGCTTCAAGGCCGACTCCTGGAAGCGCGACGGTGAGTACATCACCATGACCTACACCCTCAAGAACGTCAACAAGAACATGTACCTGCGCCTGCGCGGCACCAACACGGACCAGCTGGAGCCCGAAGCCGATCCCAAGGGCGAAAACCCCTGGAACGACCTGTGGTTCTACTCCAACCCGGTGTTCATCGAATTCTGAGCTGAGCCCCCAGCCAAGTCGGAGCGGGCGGAACCGGCAGCGTCATGGCCGGTTTCGTCCGCTGAGCTGATTGGAACAAAAAGAAAAGAGGATTTCCCTTGAAGATGCCGACTGCCGTCCGCGCCGCTCTCACCTTGCTCGCCTGCTGCGCCCTGTCGGGCCGCGCCGGGGCACACGCCACTTCCGACCACTTCCTCAATTTGCAGGTGGACGGCTCCAGCGTCAACGGGCACTGGGACGTGATGCTCAATGACCTGGACTATGTGCTGCACCTCGACGCTGACCAGGACGGCCGGGTCAGCAACGACGAACTGGCGCAGTCCGGCCAGCAGGCCCGCGACTATCTGCTGGGGCACCTGACCGTGACGGCGGACGGGGCGAGCGGCGGCGGGCAGCCCTGCTCCCTGACCGATTCGGGCATGCAGGTAGGCCGGCAGGACAACGGCCGCTTTCTGCGCCTGTCGCTGACCGGTGAGTGCGCCGTGGCCCCCCAGACCCTACAGGTCAGCAACACGCTGTTTACCGACACCGGTGACCAGGACACGCACCGGGGATACCTGAACTTGGAATATGCCGGGCAGACCCAGACGAGCGTGTTCGGTCCCGGCAGCACGGCGGCCAATGTCTCGCTGCAGGCACCGAGCAAGCTGGAAAGCCTCGTCAAATTCATCTGGCTGGGCATGACCCATATCTGGGGGGGGCTGGACCACGTGCTGTTTCTGATCACGCTGCTGCTGCCCTCGGTGCTGCGTTACCGTGAGGGGCGCTGGCAGCCGGTGGGCAGCTTCCGCGAAGCGCTGATCAGCGTGGTCAAGGTGGTCACGGCCTTTACGGTGGCCCACTCGGTGACCCTGAGCCTGGCGGCCCTGGACGTGATTCACCTGCCTTCCCGCCTGGTAGAA
Above is a genomic segment from Deinococcus proteolyticus MRP containing:
- a CDS encoding putative bifunctional diguanylate cyclase/phosphodiesterase — encoded protein: MNAGNGQGGSTGPPPYPSLLTAQELAALLDLAPATALAELERRLALDEKTQQPEELIHLLALCGAARLYTGDYLHALHDTERAAELARTRHLPAVEARATIWSGVAQMLSGQLGLAFLSFQQALLLVRSLQDTALHAEVLGYVGRLHTLLREEDTAEQFIQQAQQAAESLPPEHPSRLQVSINLAHHYLARHAPDQAREELLSSLPLARRSGVARAEALLLLLLGQAWLQLGQSERAQACVVEGLTLSGALTLRGQHAAGLFLLGKLHAQRAQWAETEELLQEALTLSLSLPSPEFQAEVYQALVEALRAQGRFEEALAYFERFYAVDAALVMTVSDHRAQVAAVQLQVERLRYQADEERKRRKELDRLNAELRESQEKLSVHAAHDDLTPLLNRRGISHLIDRELQRQQAGALLLLDLDHFKQVNDVLGHDVGDAVLQEVARRIQGQLPPGVHAARIGGDEFVLFFPGSCSPETVHDRARAVLSSVAQPLSLAGRTLKLDASGGLSFCPADAGDQLTLYKHADLALYSAKEQRSALRTYTADLSVRARERLEIEQDLRQALQGGEFELYYQPVIDVRRGVVSGAEALLRWNHPHLGLLGPQRFIPVAEQSDLIVALGDWVIRRAVEDLARIRAACKDCVVSVNVSPRQLLKLDFTEELSRALSQHGLTPGTLTLELTEETALLPAATGVLAELREQGFRLALDDVGRGHSNWVRLAVLPAQLLKIDQEIMRHLTHRAEQSSALDAVVRALVTFAHNGQMQVVAEGVETREQLRLLRDLNCDFFQGFLAAEPLPLPAFLTYLLAEHWTVPKGP
- the hmpA gene encoding NO-inducible flavohemoprotein, with the protein product MNAEQIRLVKATVPALRAHGEDITRHFYADMFRAHPELLNIFNPANQATGRQARSLAASVLAYAEHIDAAGQLGGMVERIAHKHVSLEVLPEHYPIVGEHLLGAIAAVLGDAATPEILDAWAAAYGQLAELMIRVEGDMYAQGAAQPGGWRGFKPFRVAEKKAESSEITSFVLEPADGQPLPPYRAGQYLALRVKVPGSEHFQIRQYSLSAPWDGHRYRISVKREPGGLVSGHLHDGVQQGDELAVHLPAGDFVLQDSPRPLVMLSGGVGITPLLAMLRELLAQDSTRPVTFVHAVRGREVHAFHDEIAQLIAGNPQVKRATFYEMVADGDQQGVHFDREGRLSLDALQPSLPAGAQEADYYFCGPAGFACAVEQLLDELGVPAAQRFTETFGPSQSFAGVIPA
- a CDS encoding IS630 family transposase (programmed frameshift), which produces MEWQPNQYSRAQLEERRLAATEWLQQGSHTHREIAAHFGVSVLTVTSWSARLRKKGSLQATVSSGRPARLTESQHDQLRTLLREGALQHGFPDETWTTKRVAELIGRHFEVWYHHDHVRKILRKLGFSPQMPDGRAAERNELRIASWREQVLPELEKKVAEGATIIYLDEVGFSLKGVRRRTWSPRGVTPLVTLRANWEKLSTIGAITSDGRFFQHTTSGAIRSGEVIRFFGHILRQVQGNIVVVLDNAKIHHAKVTQAFVGTHERLSLIFLPPYAPELNPIELVWAYVKRNVLGNFCAHSIRALKKRLVTAWQRVRYIHLPRQLMDANLRRYQ
- a CDS encoding ParA family protein yields the protein MTGQTRVILMFIHAGGAGKTSTTRDLGAELARRGKRVLLIDLDPQANLTTWLGVYDAEPAQTVQGALMDYAPLPEPLRVHGMDLIPSHLSLARTERILGGLTNSEGRLQLAIDALREGDRYDYILLDCPPSLGRITSNAANSADWVVVPIQAALKGLNALDGVQETITEHSRTNRGLKVAMYLVTQMNNTRVAHEMMDAFREILGDRLAGPMTSRPAVYGKAQTEGRPIGTDRADADALREIAAATDTLLQRVGDQA
- a CDS encoding ParB/RepB/Spo0J family partition protein codes for the protein MSGKPSTSALQAAMARASKAQSGIQAAEERHVPVEYLRLDDLDVSPSQARKDFQGIDELARDIAANGVLQPVLVRPLAGGRYQLVAGERRLRASRQAQQATIPAVIRDMTDLEARMHGLRENLQREDLNAYEVARAVLDLTALQLARPADEVQAELGGAAPAEETLRVLGEALKLVNKDLTYLSYRRNYLSLLRLPAHLVAAIEQGASYSAVLAVRAATPEQQRVWLPLIISGEWSRRQVQQALQEAKQTSQPANRPANKKKVPLADDWDRQMGQVSRKFTAKRLQSLDPRRRQKAQRLLNELAQLLEE
- a CDS encoding glycine betaine uptake BCCT transporter is translated as MVLWISLAIIAAFVLWGLTGPESLNSVSSSALAFATADFGWFYMLSALVFLVFCLYLAFSKYGRIPLGRDDEDPEFSTASWFSMLFSAGMGIGLVFYGVAEPMSHFARPPAGIEGGTNEAARAAFQYTFFHWGLHPWAIYSVVALAIAYFGFRKNDKTLVSSTFRPLIGKWVDRWPGKAIDIFSILATIFGVATTLGFGAAQIASGGNFLLGLENTQTLQLGIIAAVTVLFMISAATGLGKGIQILSNLNIGLAGLLFLAVAVIGPTVFLLDVFTTSLGAYLQNLIGMSTSLSPFSGDSWVRDWSVFYWAWWIAWAPFVGLFIARISRGRTIREFLTGVLIVPSLVCFLWFSVFGGTAIFQDMQGLGSIAQATAADTSTAMFALLETLPWGGVLAVIATLLVTSFFITSADSATFVLGMLSTDGNQNPPMGIKLAWGTAQSLIAVALLVSGGLSGLQSATITAALPFTVIMLAMCVSLLRALANDPLVRRTSRAQPFLEQPLPEPAPVAGTSLAPEGRSTSKAD